A stretch of the Mycobacterium sp. ITM-2016-00317 genome encodes the following:
- a CDS encoding ANTAR domain-containing protein — MAYATDTIAVQLDELQFTLGEGPCLDAYLYDEPQIHPNLDSISHTSRWPTFATEATQLGVHSLFAFPVPGALGPSRVLELYRRAPGSLTQDQHAAARACASAIGQRLQTNWDKHLASFGGVREAIDAVAGGSDAVAGGSAVQDGIGEPFTRTQIHVAAGMLAIQLNTEPDEALDRLRAYAYAYGRRISSVAADIIAHRLTLHDQPGPPHQ; from the coding sequence TTGGCGTACGCCACCGACACCATTGCCGTACAACTCGACGAACTGCAGTTCACCCTGGGTGAGGGCCCCTGCTTGGACGCCTACCTCTACGACGAGCCGCAGATTCATCCCAATCTGGACAGCATCAGCCACACGTCTCGATGGCCCACCTTTGCCACCGAGGCCACCCAGCTCGGCGTGCACTCGTTGTTCGCCTTTCCCGTTCCTGGTGCGCTGGGGCCATCAAGAGTGCTGGAGTTGTACCGCCGCGCCCCCGGCAGTCTCACCCAGGACCAACACGCCGCCGCCAGAGCCTGCGCCTCAGCCATCGGCCAGCGGCTCCAAACCAACTGGGATAAGCACCTTGCTTCCTTCGGCGGCGTCAGGGAGGCCATCGACGCAGTCGCGGGCGGCAGCGACGCAGTCGCGGGCGGCAGCGCCGTGCAGGACGGTATCGGCGAACCGTTCACCCGCACCCAGATCCACGTCGCTGCCGGCATGCTTGCTATCCAATTGAACACTGAGCCCGACGAAGCCTTGGACCGACTACGGGCCTACGCCTACGCCTACGGTCGTCGCATTTCCTCGGTGGCCGCCGACATCATCGCCCACCGACTCACCTTGCATGATCAGCCCGGCCCACCTCACCAATAG